The following proteins are co-located in the Solenopsis invicta isolate M01_SB chromosome 7, UNIL_Sinv_3.0, whole genome shotgun sequence genome:
- the LOC120358202 gene encoding uncharacterized protein LOC120358202 — translation MYKEHFTYREHIILLLEKLAFVCSGNSKPFIRGLSCIISVTMSDKKVYKGKKGTKTSYPTRRRSSASKRPMNRFEAEGDSAGVSASARKLQMNNDDIDVKSEFGYRIINFFAVFSVISQHVKCKTCDSNIIFHETSARGLGFKIVISCPKCPRVEIPNSKFIRNGYEINRRIVLVMRLLGVGLNGIIKFCAFMEMPRPIFQSFYDKIVDMISIATATVRDISMKKAAEEEKKMSEENGQLAGITVSGDGSWRKRGYSSLFGITSLIGWFTGKIVDVEVKSKYCKSCEHWKSKLETVEYEEWLKTHVDECQANHEGSSGKMEVDAVVEMFQRSETLHGMKYANYVGDGDSKTFKGILEKHPYENFEVKKKECIDHVQKRMGTRLRNVKGLGGKGKLTAKLIDELTIYYGLAIRRNPNSVKNMKNDIWATLFHKMSTDENPQHEKCSESWCDWKKAQAANSLATYHHKPPLPKEIFEAIKPIYEELSRDDLLNRCLGGYTQNSNESFNAAVWNLAPKSYSSGKKVLCAATDIAVCTFNDGLTNILRIMQVLEMDIGYQAYNFCLEANATRIEHSERALTDAAKKARTSTKSSRKENEEQYLSKEGMLYGPGIAD, via the coding sequence ATGTACAAAGAACATTTCACGTATCGCGAGCACATCATTCTTTTGCTTGAAAAATTGGCTTTTGTGTGCAGTGGTAATTCAAAACCATTTATTCGTGGCTTGAGTTGCATTATATCTGTCACGATGAGTGACAAAAAAGTGTACAAGGGCAAAAAAGGCACGAAAACATCGTACCCAACGCGGCGTCGGAGCAGCGCATCAAAACGACCGATGAATAGATTCGAGGCTGAAGGCGATTCAGCAGGCGTCAGTGCTTCTGCCagaaaattacaaatgaataatgACGATATTGACGTAAAAAGCGAATTTGGCTAcaggattattaatttttttgccgtATTTTCTGTTATTTCACAACACGTGAAGTGTAAAACGTGTGATTCAAACATAATCTTTCATGAGACGAGTGCTCGAGGCTTAGGCTTCAAAATAGTTATTTCTTGCCCTAAATGCCCAAGAGTTGAAATTccaaatagtaaatttatacgAAATGGATACGAAATTAATCGTCGAATAGTACTAGTAATGCGACTATTAGGAGTGGGACTAAATGGAATCATCAAGTTTTGTGCATTTATGGAAATGCCACGACCGatatttcaatctttttacGACAAAATAGTGGATATGATTTCGATTGCTACGGCCACCGTACGAGACATTAGTATGAAGAAAGCagcagaagaagaaaaaaagatgagCGAAGAAAATGGGCAATTGGCAGGGATAACAGTTTCTGGTGATGGTTCGTGGAGGAAACGTGGATATTCGTCGCTTTTCGGAATCACGTCATTGATTGGATGGTTCACTGGCAAAATCGTCGACGTTGAGGTGAAGTCCAAATATTGCAAATCTTGCGAGCATTGGAAGAGTAAATTAGAAACAGTTGAGTATGAAGAATGGCTCAAAACACACGTTGATGAATGTCAAGCAAATCATGAAGGTTCGTCTGGTAAGATGGAGGTAGACGCCGTCGTCGAAATGTTTCAACGTTCCGAAACTTTACATGGCATGAAATATGCAAACTATGTCGGCGACGGTGATAGCAAAACCTTCAAGGGTATACTGGAGAAACATCCATACGAaaattttgaagtgaaaaagaaagagtgcATTGATCACGTGCAAAAGAGAATGGGCACTCGTTTGCGAAATGTAAAAGGCCTCGGAGGAAAAGGTAAATTAACTGCTAAATTAATTGACGAGCTTACAATATATTATGGTTTAGCGATACGGCGGAATCCAAACTccgtgaaaaatatgaaaaatgatatttgggcaaccttatttcataaaatgtcaACCGATGAAAATCCGCAACACGAGAAGTGCTCGGAGTCTTGGTGCGACTGGAAAAAGGCACAAGCAGCAAATTCCTTGGCTACTTACCATCATAAGCCGCCACTACCGAAGGAAATTTTTGAAGCTATCAAACCTATTTACGAGGAGCTGAGCCGTGATGATTTGCTAAATCGTTGCTTGGGAGGCTACACTCAAAATAGCAACGAAAGTTTCAATGCTGCTGTATGGAACTTGGCGCCAAAATCTTACTCAAGCGGCAAAAAAGTATTATGTGCAGCAACTGATATTGCTGTGTGCACCTTCAATGACGGTTTGACTAACATTTTACGAATTATGCAAGTTTTGGAGATGGATATCGGCTACCAAGCATACAATTTTTGCCTTGAAGCCAATGCGACAAGGATCGAGCACTCCGAGCGGGCTTTGACAGATGCAGCAAAGAAGGCACGCACCAGCACAAAATCGTCGCGGAAAGAAAATGAGGAACAATACTTGAGCAAAGAAGGGATGCTTTACGGTCCTGGGATAGCAGACTAa